The Helianthus annuus cultivar XRQ/B chromosome 16, HanXRQr2.0-SUNRISE, whole genome shotgun sequence genome includes a window with the following:
- the LOC110944748 gene encoding uncharacterized protein LOC110944748 produces MADHIARIVPKIVTEIQGSNTPPSSVDSKAVQPKPVSFNYKHFVSCNPKSFTGNDGLTSMLEWFDSIEVTFINSECPEYLKTRSATGVFQGRALEWWTNERNIHSNDEAYALPWAEVRELMILEFCPPHEQQNLEDEFWHLKQVGDDNLAYTTRFKKLSIIVPHQVSTPKHMITKYIHGLPSAIRDAIEAAQLDSIEEVYRFATSLNNNCVRDKQFNTPASSKPANQITQQSSGSKGKKQKSQNSGCNAIVPAANPNPASLENTKKPYTGVHPKCDTYHYHHPANSACRHCTSCNRYGHTAPYCHQTNQVQQAPQNPKPANNA; encoded by the coding sequence ATGGCCGATCATATCGCACGTATTGTTCCCAAGATTGTCACTGAAATTCAGGGTTCAAACACTCCTCCCTCCTCTGTTGACTCGAAAGCGGTCCAACCAAAACCTGTGAGCTTCAACTACAAACACTTCGTCTCCTGCAACCCTAAGTCTTTCACGGGCAACGATGGGCTGACTTCAATGCTGGAATGGTTCGATAGCATTGAAGTTACTTTCATCAACAGTGAGTGCCCTGAATATCTCAAGACTAGGAGTGCTACAGGTGTTTTCCAAGGtagagcactagaatggtggaccaatgagaGAAACATCCACTCCAATGATGAAGCTTATGCTTTACCGTGGGCCGAGGTTAGGGAACTGATGATCCtcgagttctgccctccccacgagcaGCAAAACCTCGAAGACGAGTTCTGGCATCTGAAACAGGTTGGTGATGACAATCTGGCCTATACTACCCGTTTCAAGAAACTCAGCATAATCGTGCCACATCAGGTGTCCACTCCCAAACACATGATCACGAAGTACATTCATGGGTTACCCTCTGCCATTCGTGATGCCATTGAAGCAGCACAGCTAGACTCCATTGAAGAAGTTTACCGATTTGCAACGAGTCTAAACAACAACTGTGTTCGTGATAAACAGTTTAACACACCTGCCTCCTCGAAACCAGCCAACCAAATCACCCAGCAGTCAAGTGGTAGCAAGGGTAAGAAACAGAAGTCTCAAAACTCTGGCTGCAATGCGATTGTACCTGCTGCAAATCCAAACCCTGCTTCCCTTGAGAACACCAAGAAGCCATACACTGGGGTTCATCCCAAGTGCGATACTTATCACTATCATCACCCTGCCAACTCAGCTTGTCGCCATTGCACTTCATGCAACCGCTATGGTCACACAGCTCCTTACTGCCACCAGACCAACCAAGTTCAGCAAGCTCCCCAGAACCCCAAACCAGCAAATAATGCATGA